The following DNA comes from Methanothermus fervidus DSM 2088.
ATGTTTAAACGCTGTTATGAGATACTATGGAATTATAGAAAATACTAGGCATTGTACTTCAAATTATCCTGAAAAATGTGCCAAAAAATTTGTAGAATATGTAAAAGATAATTTTTCTCCTGAAAAAGTTGGCATTATAGGATTTCAACCTGCTTTTGTAAGAGAATTTTCTAATGAATTTGATAAAATATTCGTAACTGATTTAAATCCTGAAAATGTTGGAAGTGTGAAATATGGAATAAAAGTTTTAGATGCTAAATACAACCCAGAAATTATAAAATGTTGCGATGTCGTGCTCATAACAGGGTCTACTATCGCAAATAATACATTTAACAAGATATATGAAAAATGTAAAAAATACAAAACCAATTATATATTTTATGGTACTACAATAGCAGGAATAGCACATCTATTAAAATTAGATAGATTTTGCCCATTCAGCGATTAATTTATATTAATAGTTGGTTTTTAAAGTTAAATGTATGGAACTAATTACAATAATTGCAATATTTGTAAGTCTTTATATGGCATTTACAATTTCAGCTAATGATATCGGAAATTCGGTGGGTACGGTAGTTGGTAGTGGTGCTATCAATATTAAAAGGGCATTGGTTTTAAATTCTATTTTTGCGTTTTTAGGTGCTATATTTTTGAGTAAAGCCGTTACTGAAACCATAGGAAAAGGAATAATACCTGCTGGCATGCTTGACATTAAAGGTGCTTCTATCATTACCTTTACTACAGGACTTTGGATAACATTTACTTTGTGGAAAAAAATTCCAATTTCAGGTTCTGAAGCAATTATTGGGGCAGTAACCGGTTTTGGCGTTGCAAGTATTGGTATAGATAAATTAAATTTACAAACATTGTGGGTAATTATGTTAAGTTGGATTGTTTCTCCACTAATTGGCTTGGTTACTGGATACTTGACTTACAGAGCTCTTAACACTGTAATATTTACAAAAACTACAATGAAAAAAAGAAGTAGAATAGAAAAGATATTTAAATATCTTTTAATATTAACTTCTTGTGCTACAGCTCTAAGTATTGGTGCAATTGATATTTCAATTGCTACTAGTGTTTTATACATAACATTTGGACAAGCTGGATTAGAAATAAAAATAATTGGCGCCATTATGCTCATAGTAGGTATATTAATAGCAGGTAACAGAGTTAGTGACACAATTGGTAGACGAATAACAGAATTGGTACCAAGTAGATCATTTTCAGCCCAAATTTCAGCGGCTATTATATATGCACTTTTTGTGTATAATGGGATCCCAATATCGCCTACTCAGACACTTGTAGGATCCATCATTGGTGTAGGATTAGCATATGGAGTTTCAAGTGTTAAAATCGACGTTGTTAAAGATGTAATACATATCTGGCTCTTAACAATTCCTTGTTGTTTTACTTTAGCCATGGTTCTTAAGACAATTTCTACTCTTCTAATGTAGATCTCAGTGCCCTTATTATGTCACCATCAGATATTATACCTTTAATTTCATCATTCTCTTTTACAACAAGTTGGTTAATTATTTCGTCCTTATCACCATGTTCATACATTTTTTTAACAACATCAGCTAAAGTATCGTTAGGACTTACGCAAACAACATCTTTAACCATTATTTCCTTAACTTTTGTACCTAATTTGTACTTATCTAAGATCAAATTATGGCCGAGATCTGTTGCTGTTACTATACCTAACAATTTGCCTTTTTTTACTACAGGTAAAGCACTTATTTTATTTTTCATTAATTTTTCAAAAGCAAAAACAACGTCTTCTTCGGGATCCACAGTTATAACATTTTTTGTCATCACATCTTTAACCTTTATATTTTCCCACATCTTTATGCACCAAATCTTCTGTTAAGGACTTGACAATCGAGTCAATAGTTGTAACTACATCAATATTTTCAATTATTGGGATATTATGTTTTCTTGCTTGCATTTCAATATAATCATGTATGCGTCTTATAGCCCAGAAGTATTTTAAATATCTCTCTAAAGGTCTTCTTGCCCATTTTTGTCTGCAACGAGAATAAAATCTGCTTCTATGCATTTTTTCATCAGGAACTGTCAATACAAACATCGCTACATTATTTTTATTAATTAGTTCTTCCCTTATAAATCCAGGAACAAGGTGGGCACCTTCTATGACTATACTTATACCTTCGGTAAGTGCTCTTTCAATTACAGCTTCAATGCCGACGGTCACCACGTTTACATGGTCTCTAAAGCCAACTAAAACTTCATCAAACTCTACAGGTGCAGGTGTCCTTAAAGATTTATAAGCTGTAAAAGTAGATTCATGAAGAGAAGGTATTAATTCTTTAGATATCATCTTTCTCATGACTTCTCGTATCATGTCGGTGCTGATCATGTTTCTTATTCCTAATCTATTTGCAACTTCGAATGCTATTGATGATGTTCCAACACCAGAAGCTCCTGCAATCAATAAAATTAAAGGTTCCTTATATTCTCTTATTTTTCTCCATCTTATATATTTTTCAGCTATTTTTTCATCTTTTTCCTTTAATTTATTGTATACAATTTTTACTAATTCATCAATAGTTACAATTTTCTTTTTTTCTTTTTTAAGATAAGACTCTACTTCTGCTGCAAGGAGGTAAGCATCTGTAGGATCCATCCCTGATCTCGTCAGTGATCTAGCCAATACACCCTTTGAAAATGGTTCTCTGTATTTTTTTCCAGCTACTTTTCCTTCCACTAGAATCATTATTTATCACCTAATTTTGATCCATTTACAGTTTACTTCTCCATCTAAATCTATAACTGCAACCTTGCCTTCGAAAGCAGGGCCTGTGTTGATTATTGTTGTGTTTCCTAGTTGGTCAATACCTCTAGCTTCATGTATATGAGCACATATATTAACTTTAGGTTGGTACTCTTCTATTATTTTTCTTATAGATTTACTACCAACGTTATCACCACTTTGTATTTGATCAACTTTTGTGTTGTAAGGAGGCGCATGTGTAACAAGAATTGTCGTATCCTTTGAAATAATATTTTTTAAGCTATTGTATATTTCCTTCTCTTGAAATTCAAAAGGCGTGTCAAAAGGCGTTGGATTTGATCCTCCAAATCCACATATTTTTATACCTTTAATTTCTATAGCGTTGTTGTGAATATTGATTGTACCAGACTTTTCTATGATATCCACAGTTTCTGGTAAGTCACAGTTACCTGGCAATGCTAGCACAGGAACATTGTAACTTGTTAACTTGTTTAATATTTTTTCTGCTAACTCTACTGGTCCAAAATCAGTTATGTCTCCAGAAACTATTATGAGATCTATTTCTTCATTTAAATTATTTAATTCTAATAATTTTCCGTGAAGGTCACTAATTCCAAGAATTTTCATATTTATTCCCCAAAGAATGTTGCTATTTCTTTTAAACTTCTTTTAATATCTTCAGCTTCACCATATAAAACAATTATATTATCTTCTTCAAATTCTATTATCAAACCATGGTATTCCGCAATTTCCTGTATTCTATCTTCTGATATTGCCGTGTTTAAATTTACCCTTGTAACCATCATGTCCCTAGGAGCCCCTGTTATAAATCTAGATTTAATATTAGGAGGTCTATACACCTTTTCGCCTCTTATGACTTTTTTAAATTCCTCTTTCCACTTATTGCGATATTCTTTACTTATGTCCCCTGCAAAATCTAATAAAACTTCTTGTAGATAATTTAAAGATTCATTTATATTCTTTAATTCCTTAACAATTTTTGGATCGTTAGGACTAGATTTATATAGATTAATTAGAAATTTTGTATCTCTCATCTCCTTATTTATGGATTTTGGAAGATCTTTACCTCTTTTTTTTAAATCTGCATGTAATTTAAGAATTGTGAACCATATTTGTTCTAATATATCAGCTTTCATAGATGTCCTTCCAAAATATTTGATGAAATGTGATTCAATTTTGCACCTATTTCTTTTAACTCTTCTTTAATTTCATCTATATTGTTGTAAGATTCCAAAAACAAAACATGATAACATTTGGTGCCTGCAATATTGACTATAGCAATTTTCTCATTTTTTTTAATTTTATTCTTTTTCTCTAAAGCTGCTTTTAACTCTACAAATTTTATATATTCATCAGGTATTTCATCATATTTAAATACTCCCAGTAAGGTGGCTGTAAACATTTAATTTCCCCCAAAACATTTTTTTAATATATTTTTAAATATATCTTTTTTTTAAACAAAATTTTATGTTTCGAAAATTTTTTAGTGTAGGAATAATTTACATAATATTTTAAAAGGAAAAATAATTGAGGGTTTAAAAATATGAAAATATTTAGCAAGGCATTTAAAAATGGTGAGAAAATCCCTAAAAAATATACTTGTGATGGACAGGACATTTCACCACCTATCAAATGGGAAGATATACCAGAAAACACTAAAACTTTGGTTTTAATTTGTGAAGATCCAGATGCTCCAGGAAAAACTTGGGTACATTGGGTATTATTTAATATACCTCCTGAAATTGAAGAACTTCCAGAAGGCGTTGAAAATAAGGAAAAACTTGAAAATGGAGCTATACATGGAGTAAATGATTGGGGAAGACTTGGATATGGAGGTCCTTGCCCACCATCAGGTACACATCGATATTACTTTAGATTATATGCATTAGATACTGAACTCAAATTAGAACCAGGTGCAAAAAAAGAAGAAGTAGTAGAAGCCATGAAAGATCATATAATTGATCAGGCAGAGCTAATGGGAACCTATTCTAGGGAATAATTTTAGTATTATTTAAAATACATCATCAACAAACTTCTCTAGTGAATGTTTTTTTGTAAATTCTTTTTTCTTTTCTAAACCTCTTTTTGGTTTTTCTTCACTAAACATGTATGGAGACTTCACACCAGACACTATAATAGTAGTTCTTATTGTATTCTGTAATTCTTCCTCAATTTGTACGCCCCATATTATATTAGCCTCTGGATCTAATTCATCTGCTACTACTTGTACAATCCTTTCAGCTTCTTGTAATGATAAATCTGAGCTACCAGTAATATTAATTAATGCTCCTTTAGCGTTTGATATATCTAAATCAAGTAATGGACTGTTTAATGCTTCATGAACAGATTCTAATGCTTTATCTTCACCAGATTCAGACTCACCCATTCCAATCATTGCCATTCCAGAACCTTGCATAACACTTTTTATATCAGCAAAATCTAAACTTATGAGACCTGGCTTAGTTATTAGTTCAGTTATTCCTTTTACAGCTCTACTTAATATTTCATCAGCTACCATAAAGGCTTTGTTAATTGGTAAATTAGGTGCTACTTCCAATAATTTGTCGTTTGGAACCACAATAACAGTGTCAGCAGAATTTCTTAATTTTTTAAGACCTTCTTCGGCATTTTTTCTCCTGATAACTCCTTCTGCACTAAATGGCAATGTCACTACAGCAATTGTCAATGCTCCACATTTCTTTGCTATTTTGGATATTACGGGAGCTGAACCTGTTCCAGTTCCTCCACCTAACCCACAAGTCACAAATACCATATCTGCATTTTCAAGTTCTCTTGCTATTTCATCTTCACTTTCTTCTGCACATTCTTCACCTAGTTCAGGAATTCCACCAGTTCCTAAACCTCTACAAAGATTTTTACCAATTAAAATTTTCTTGTCAGCGACACTATAATATAGATCTTGGGCATCAGTGTTAACAGCAATGGTTTTTGCACCTTCAATACCTATTTTTGTTAGTCTGGAAACAGTATTATTTCCAGCTCCACCTGTACCAACAACATATATCCTTGATCTACTCTCTTCCATTATTTTTTTAAGTTCCTCATCTATAGAATTTTCACTTCTGATGTTAGGCTTCCCAATATCTTCTTTTTTTGCATTTTTTAATGCATCTTCAATAAGTTTCACATTTCTCCCTCACAAATAATAATGATATATATCATAAGTAAGTTGAGAGGTAATATATTTTTTACTTATCTTTAGGGTCTTGGCATTGCAATTATTTCATGTATCCTTAAATCAAAAACATTGTTCATGTGGGCTGGTGTCAGCACAAGAGATGTATCTGCACCTCTCCCTGTTCCCCCAATTGCAACTATTTCTCTATCTACAGGGATTAATCCGGCGTCAGCAGCCATAATACTTATTTCCACACAAACTTTAAATCCCTGTGAAATCATTCGAAGCGTTTCTGCCATTAATTCAACAGGAGTAATTCCACCAAATTTATTTGATATTCCTCTACCTACACCACTTAGTGCATGTGATGCTGTATATACTTTAACACCCATCTTTTTTAATTTATTTGCATATTTAGGATTTATTTCTAATTTTCCTTTTTCTGAAAATCCTGCATGATGTGTTATACTAACTATACTTACATCTTTAATCTTTTTTGCTACCTTTAATGCAGTTTTTCCACTAATTGATGCAACTACTATATCTTTAATATTTAACTCTTCGACCCTCTTTTTTACCAAATCTATGAGCTTATCCGTGTTCTTTTCTCCAGGTTCATCGAAATAATAAATATCTTTTTTCATTGTTTCCACCTTCAAAAAAGAAAAAAACTAGTCAATTCCAAATGACTTTAAAAGCAATTCTTCGTTCACATATCCGGCTCTGAAAACTTCTCCTGTACGAAGATCATTAATAATAACTTCTGCTGGTGCAAATATATTCTTATCAATTTTGTAAAAGTCAAACTCAGCTTCTTTGAATATCTCATAAAATGGTTTACCATATGAAGGAGAGGATGATGAAGGCAATTCTTTTGCTAATTTCTCTAAATCATCGCCTTCATCAGAATAAATATAATAATAAGTTCTGCCACCAAACATTACAGCATCATTTGTTCTTCCCATTGCTTTCACACTATCTTTTGTTATAGGAGCTATTGGAGCTATACCTGCTGCATATTTTATTTTATTTACGTCAAAATCAAGAACTTCCAACATCTTATATGTTCCATTCTCCACCACTCTTCCTGAAATTTGAATTGACCCAACTAAAGAAGAAGTAGGAGCTACCAAAACATAAACATTTTCTGGGGATACTTTACATTCTTTGGCAATTTCATCGACAACGTCAGTGTCAGGTAACTTATCAGATTCAAGGGCAAGTATAGCTACATCTGCATCGTCTTCATATTTAATTTTTTCATAGGTTTCTAATGGTTTTTTTGACAATGCGCGAGCGGGGCCAGACCCAAGGGCAGAGAAATCTCCAACATTTATAGACCACCCTGCCTTTTGGGAACCTAAGGTTGATATTGCAGGGAAAGAAGTTTTAATTTTAACAGACGGTAATGCTAACTTTTTTGATAAATCGCCAGGTATTGAAATCCCAACATCTGCTAATCCACCAAGACACACCTTAGTATATAATTCACCAGCTTTAAAACTACCTTCTGCATTAACTCCACAATCTAAAATTGTTGATCCATTATCTAATTTTTTCACTTTTATTTTTAGTTCCTTGGATTTTTCTATCATCTCATCTACAATTTTTTTTGCCCTTAAATTAACGCTTACCATTTTTTCTCACCTTTTCTGCATCATCAAAACAATACTCATAAATGTGTGCAGAAATACTATGAATTGCTAATGGTCCAACTTTAATATTTAATTTATCAGATATATATTTCGCCAAGATAGCCAGTGCAGCGGCGTTAGGCAACCATGCTTGGTAAATATCATGACTTCTCCAGATACCTGTTGTATGTAGCTTGTTATTTCTTATTTTAAAATCAATTGAAATCATACAAGGAACTTCCTCATTTTTAAAATCTATCTTAGGATCCCATGTCACTGCAGTAGCTCTTCTACTTTTCTTACATTTTTTCAAACGTTTTATAATAGCTTTAATTTGATCTACAGAAAAATGGTCTCTTAACCTATTACCATAAGTATAAACAAATCCTTTTTTATCTTTTTTCAAAAATTGATCTGTGTATTTTGAAAGTTTATCACCTCTCCAATAATAATCTTTAGGTATACTCAATAAAATTTCTTTGTTTGTAGATATAGGGAAAGGATAATTCTTAATTGGGTATTTAACTATCGTTAATATATTCAATAATTCCTTTGTAATTTGTCCACGTTCATCTTTAATTTTATGTCCTTTTTCCATAACAAGGCTGACAAGTTTCTCCCATGCATCGCTTATATTTTTTGCCTTAATTAGATATGGCATGTGCAGCTCTCACCATATTTTTTAATTTATTGAATGCAGACTCTCTTTTTAGGTTTCTTAATCCACAATCAGGGTCAATGACCATGTTCTCTTTACCAATTAATTCTATACCTTTTAAAATTCTTTTTTTAATTTCTTCTACACTTTCGACTTTATTTGTTTTTGTATTTACACACCCAAATCCTATCTTTTTTCCTTTTAAATCTACATCTTCCAATATATTTAAATTTTCTTTTGTACCTGCAAATTCACAATCAATTATGTCCACATTAAATTCTAATAACTTCTCAAATATGTCAACAATTGATCCACAAACATGCAATGAAATCGGTATAGAAACTTCATCAGTTATTGTTTCTATAACTTTTTTTGCAGTTTTTATATTTACAATTCCTGTAGATAAAATTGGTTCATCTATTTGAATCATTGCTATATCTAACTTTTCTAAGAATTTTGCTTCTACTTTTAGAGCTTCAGCAATATCAAACATCAAATTTTCTTTTGATTTATAAAAACCTTCTATTTTTGATGAATAGGCAAGAGTACACGGGCCAGTAATTATACCTTTTACTTTAACATTTTTTTTGATTTTATTTTTAAGTTTAATAGCAAATTTTACATCCTCGACAGTTATAGGATTTTTTGGAGGCAGTATTTTTCCGTATACTATTGCACTACCATTTACAAAATCCATGCCAGGAATTTTTTTGGCAAATATTTCTATCATATTTCCTCTAACTTGGCCATCTGAAATTATATCAATACCTGCTTTTATTTGATCAACAACAGCTAACTCAATAGCGGGTTTATATTTATCGTACATGCCAAAAATGTCCTGTATCTTTTCGATTAATGAAGTAGGACCCCTCGGATATGGAGGATAACTACCAACTACAGTTGTTAACATTTTCTCCCAACTTTCTTAATATTTTCTAATTCTTTTCTATCAACAGGTAATTCAATAACAAATGTACCATAACAAGGTTTTGTATAAGGTATCATTATTCTTTTATTTTTTTCATCTATGCCTATAGGAATAGGTGGTATACCTATAAGTCTTGTTCCCAAAATTTTCTCACCAGGATTGACACATAATACCTTAGCAGCTTTTTTCTTGATAAATTCAGCACAATCTTTAAATTTTGCATTTCTTAAATGTATTTCATGTTCTACTTCTCTTAAATATAATTCTATACATGTAGACATGTTACTCCATCCATTCGTCCATGAATGCATCAATTTTTTTTACTAAGGGTTTGGGGTTATGACGGGCTCTTGCCTGAATTATTTTAGAGTTTGTATTATGTTTTATTGTTTCAACCAATTCTTTTAATTCTTTTTTATCTTCATTAAAAACAATAGACAAAGATCCAACATTTAATATTTCATTAAAAGTTATAAAATAAGTAGCAGATGCATCATTTGAAATAAAACCTATTAAATAATCCCATTTATTTTTCTCAATTTCATGACTATCAATGTTTAACAATTTATCTATATATCTTCTCTCAGGATCTGAAATTTTTACTAAATTTAATGCTGCAGGATTTCCAGCAATGCTTACCTTACAATTTTTAATTTTTAATAAATAAGATGTATAAATTGTCAGTGGTGTTTGTATTGGATATTCAGGACATCCAAGCATAATTAATACTTTCATTTCTCATCAACCTTTATAACTTGTCCTACTATAAGTGAACTTAAAAATATGAAAGTTAAAAGGGCTGATTCATTAATTGATCTATTTATTAAGAAAATTCCTACAAGACCTTGTGAAACAAAGGCCGTTAAAACACCTATAAGTAATATCTCTCTACCAAGATATCTTTTTATTCCACCCTCACGTTTTTTCTTATAAATTTTGAGTAGTCTTAGACCTAAGTATGTAACAGAGACAAACCATAGGAGGAAGAAAATTAATACTAAAAATCCGAAGTCATATCCCCATCCAAAGATACCTGGTAGCATATAATCTATTGTATCTTTTTCATTGACCAAAACGCCATAAAAAATTGGATAAGGTAAACCAAATTTGACTATTAATGTAATAGGTAATGTAATATAACCATCAGCAAATCCAGAGGAAAATTCTCCCCAATAGGAAGTTGATGGATTATGACCTATTAAACCCATATTTTTAAGTACAAATTGCACACTAGGCAATGCATAATTTTCTATTCTTCCTATTCTAAGCAGAGGACTTAAAATTGGCATTTTAAATATACGTGATAACAATTCTAGGAGCATAAACATGGCTAGTGCGATAGTTGTAAAACTTAATACTTTACGAGGAGTTATTATACTTTTTCCTCCAAATGATTTAGATATGATAAACATCCCTATAAACAATCCTAAAAACCAAAGCACAAGAAATGATCTATGTATCATTCCACCAAAAATTGTAATACCTATTATCAATAAATAAATGAGTTCTCTAAGTTTTGAAGTTTCTATATTGAGTCTATCCATTATTTTTAAACCAGCTAAACTTGTAATTATAACTGCAAGTGCTATAGGACCATAAGGATGTGTAAATTCATGTTGTCCAAAATATAAAATCATCAGGAGTACATCGATTCCAAACAATATTGTTAAAACTACTGCAAGAAACAGTGCTACAAGGAAGACTGTTGACAATGTTATAGGTGTTAAATTAATGAGAAATATTGCCCCAGCATAAAGTATGATGGCTACTTCTAAAATTAACTGAAAATGATTTTGTGCAATTAATGGCAAGCTTTACCTCCCTTTTTTAGTTTTTGAATGATAAATTTTTATTTGCAAAACATTTAATTTGTGTCCAAATTTAAATATTTTTTGTGAAATATTTAAATTTATAAGCAATAGTTCATTAAAAATAATGTAAAATTAAAATTTTAAAATTGTTAAATAAAATGTAATAACGAGGCTAATTTTGGAGGTGAAGGATGATCGAAATTAGATTCCATGGACGAGGAGGTCAGGGGGCTGTCACTGCTGCCGAAATTTTAGCAAAGGCTGCATTTTACGATGGTAAATATTCCCAGGCATTTCCGTTTTTTGGTGTAGAGAGGAGAGGCGCACCTGTGTTGGCTTTTGTTAGAATTGATAATAAACCCATAAGAATAAGATATCAAGTTTACAAGCCTAATTATGTGATTGTTTTAGATGATAAATTAGTTGAAAGTGTAGATGTATTTAAAGGTTTACATGAACCTGCTGTTGTGGTTATAAATTCTAAAAATGAAATTAAAAAAGAAGGTGTTAAAATTTATTCTGTAGATGCTACAAATATAGCTTTAGAAACTCTTGGCAGCCCCATAGTTAATACTGCAATGTTAGGTGCATTTGTAGGTGCAACAAAAATAATAAAACTTGATTCCCTCATAAAAGCGATTAAAAATAGTTTTAAAGATAAAATAGGAGAAAAAAATGCTAAAGCAGCTGTAAAAGGCTATGAGAGCGTTGTAGGGTGATTCTGTGAAATTTATAGGAGTGATAGTTGATAAACCAGGAAGCACGATAAAAAATAAAACAGGTTCTTGGAGAGTGTTTAAACCAATTTTGAATAAAAAGAAGTGTATAAAATGTAACACATGTATATTGTTCTGTCCTGAAGGTTGTATAGATGAAAATCATGAAATCAACTATGATTATTGTAAAGGATGTGGAATATGTGAAGAAGAATGTCCTGTAAATGCTATAAAAACTGTAAAGGAGTAGGAGGACAAACATGGAAATAATGACAGGAAATAAAGCTGTAGCTGAAGCTGTAAAGCTAGCAAAACCAAAAGTAATTTCTGTGTATCCAATAACACCACAAACAACAATAGCAGAACACATTGCTGAATATGTGGCAAACGGAGAATTAGATGCAGAATATGTAAAAGTTGAATCTGAACATAGTGCAATTAGTGTGTGTGTAGGGGCATCAAGCACAGGAGTTAGAACCTTTACAGCAACTTCTTCACAAGGTTTAGCATTGATGCATGAAATCCTATTTATAGCTGCAGGTCTTCGTACACCTATTGTTTTGGCAAATGCAAATAGATCTCTTTCAGCACCTATCAACATATGGAACGATCACCAGGATAGCATAGCAGAAAGAGATAGTGGATGGCTACAATTTTATGTGGAAAACGCTCAAGAAGCACTTGATTTTACTTTAATTGCATATAAAGTTTCAGAAAACAAAGATGTTTTACTTCCTAGTATGGTATGTCTCGATGGCTTTATTTTAACCCATACAATGGAACCAGTCGCTGTACCATCACAAAAAGATGTTGATAATTTCTTGCCAAGTTATAAACCAGAAGTATTTTTAGATCCCGACAATCCTGTAACTATTGGTGCAGTAGCAGATCCTAATTATTATATGGAAGCTAGATATCAGATTGAAGTTGGAATGAAAAAATCGCTTAATGTGATACACAAGGCTAATAAAGAATTTAAAAAAATTTTTGGTCGTAAATATGGTTTTGTAGAAGAATACAGATGTGACGATGCAAAAATTGTATTGGTGGCAATGGGCTCTGTGTGTGGTACAATTAAAG
Coding sequences within:
- a CDS encoding pyruvate ferredoxin oxidoreductase, delta subunit (COGs: COG1144 Pyruvate:ferredoxin oxidoreductase and related 2-oxoacid:ferredoxin oxidoreductase delta subunit~InterPro IPR017896: IPR017900: IPR001450: IPR011898~KEGG: mth:MTH1740 pyruvate ferredoxin oxidoreductase subunit gamma/delta~PFAM: 4Fe-4S ferredoxin iron-sulfur binding domain protein~SPTR: P56815 Pyruvate synthase subunit porD~TIGRFAM: pyruvate ferredoxin/flavodoxin oxidoreductase, delta subunit~PFAM: 4Fe-4S binding domain~TIGRFAM: 2-oxoacid:acceptor oxidoreductase, delta subunit, pyruvate/2-ketoisovalerate family) gives rise to the protein MKFIGVIVDKPGSTIKNKTGSWRVFKPILNKKKCIKCNTCILFCPEGCIDENHEINYDYCKGCGICEEECPVNAIKTVKE
- a CDS encoding pyruvate ferredoxin oxidoreductase, alpha subunit (COGs: COG0674 Pyruvate:ferredoxin oxidoreductase and related 2-oxoacid:ferredoxin oxidoreductase alpha subunit~InterPro IPR009014: IPR002880: IPR015941~KEGG: mth:MTH1739 pyruvate oxidoreductase, alpha subunit~PFAM: pyruvate flavodoxin/ferredoxin oxidoreductase domain protein~SPTR: P56810 Pyruvate synthase subunit porA~PFAM: domain), producing the protein MEIMTGNKAVAEAVKLAKPKVISVYPITPQTTIAEHIAEYVANGELDAEYVKVESEHSAISVCVGASSTGVRTFTATSSQGLALMHEILFIAAGLRTPIVLANANRSLSAPINIWNDHQDSIAERDSGWLQFYVENAQEALDFTLIAYKVSENKDVLLPSMVCLDGFILTHTMEPVAVPSQKDVDNFLPSYKPEVFLDPDNPVTIGAVADPNYYMEARYQIEVGMKKSLNVIHKANKEFKKIFGRKYGFVEEYRCDDAKIVLVAMGSVCGTIKEVVDKMREKGEKVGLLKVIVYRPFPVKEIEKVLNDVDKIGVIDKNVTFSMGGALYTDLKSKLSDKEIYGFIAGLGGRDITPNNIKEIIEKTKNPREDVTWIGLKR